A single window of Oncorhynchus keta strain PuntledgeMale-10-30-2019 chromosome 34, Oket_V2, whole genome shotgun sequence DNA harbors:
- the LOC118366528 gene encoding uncharacterized protein LOC118366528: MKCVSGFLSIIIALFISSSGAEDVVVYGQVGETVTLPRSKWGSEKVLVQWFFGKDTQPLIIRNSHGRETIDPEWKHRLSLSKTDFSLIINNIRLEDFKSFKCELKDFMPQTTTSVTFRLFRVSVQPVSPLLAGKNLNLKCDIEEIFKGTQRRWLSPQKQDLNEDKRAQIRNNGSLTVMSVTGQDHGEWTCVVTYQGREAYANTPVTVIDLSPAHPQPIYTSVSSLSLLHLPCFFSIPPPLSWSDSQEKSIQGGRWTFTPSPAAGSLTGVFQTLANLSLGPPLAWVVNQKRGLDVSALQRTNLNLSLSKKGVTEGDRGEYTCAVEFQRGDTLKRSMRVEVLQVFSSPAPVAFVGQEVNLTCTLGHPLTSDLKVKWIPPRQSSLLALGSDPDSAHLTIPEARDINGGRWRCELWRNKTKLTSVEITLKIERVPMDVWLLVTICGAAVIFVLLLILTVILNRRHRQRVTMPRRGKRKICRCKDPQPKGFYRN; this comes from the exons ATGAAGTGTGTTTCTGGATTCCTTTCAATCATTATTGCATTGTTCATCTCCTCATCAG GGGCTGAAGATGTGGTTGTGTATGGTCAGGTGGGAGAGACGGTCACACTCCCCAGATCAAAGTGGGGTTCAGAAAAGGTGTTGGTACAATGGTTCTTTGGAAAGGACACACAACCTTTGATAATCCGCAACTCCCATGGTCGAGAGACGATAG ATCCAGAGTGGAAACACAGGCTGTCTCTGTCCAAGACGGACTTCTCCCTGATCATCAACAATATCAGACTGGAGGACTTCAAATCCTTCAAATGTGAATTGAAAGATTTCATGCCACAAACAACTACCTCAGTCACATTCAGACTGTTCCGTG tgaGTGTACAGCCAGTCTCTCCCCTGTTGGCTGGGAAGAATCTTAATCTGAAGTGTGACATAGAGGAAATATTTAAGGGGACACAGAGAAGATGGCTTAGTCCCCAGAAACAGGACCTGAACGAGGACAAGCGTGCCCAGATAAGAAATAACGGCAGCCTGACAGTAATGAGTGTCACTGGCCAAGACCATGGAGAGTGGACCTGTGTGGTGACATACCAGGGCAGGGAAGCCTATGCCAACACCCCTGTTACTGTAATAG acctctcccctgCTCATCCACAGCCTATCTacacctctgtctcctccctctctcttctccatctgcCATGTTTCTTTTCCATTCCTCCTCCACTATCCTGGTCAGACAGCCAGGAGAAGAGCATCCAGGGAGGCCGCTGGACCTTTACCCCAAGCCCAGCGGCAGGCTCCCTCACTGGGGTCTTCCAGACCCTCGCCAACCTCTCCCTGGGGCCTCCATTAGCCTGGGTGGTCAATCAGAAGAGAGGGCTGGATGTCTCCGCCCTGCAGAGGACAAATCTAAACCTCTCCCTGTCAAAGAAAGGGGTGACGGAGGGGGACAGGGGCGAGTACACCTGCGCTGTGGAATTCCAGAGGGGGGACACCCTGAAGAGAAGTATGCGTGTGGAGGTGCTACAAG tTTTTTCCTCTCCAGCTCCAGTGGCCTTCGTAGGTCAGGAGGTCAACCTCACCTGCACCCTGGGCCaccctctgacctctgacctgaaaGTGAAATGGATCCCACCACGACAATCCTCCCTCCTCGCTTTAGGCTCCGACCCCGACTCCGCCCATCTCACCATACCGGAAGCGAGGGATATAAATGGTGGGAGGTGGAGGTGTGAATTGTGGAGGAACAAAACCAAGCTGACATCAGTGGAGATCACACTGAAGATCG AGCGAGTCCCCATGGATGTGTGGCTGTTGGTCACCATCTGTGGCGCAGCCGTCATCTtcgtcctcctcctcatccttacTGTCATTCTCAACCGACGCCACAGACAG CGGGTGACGATGCCCAGACGTGGCAAACGCAAAATATGCCGCTGCAAAGA CCCCCAACCTAAAGGATTCTACAGAAACTAG